A portion of the Clostridium gelidum genome contains these proteins:
- a CDS encoding ABC transporter permease, translated as MMKYSWKSKLYTLISCLFFIGLWQLIAVITNNDIYIPRIQQVIEAIKIIFMEQDFLKVILSSFYRTILSYILALAFSMILGVLGAVYPFFQYLIQPINSFAKTIPTMVLVVLLLVWFDKDITPFAVGFAIIFPILYEGVRNGLMQIDKRIIDMTKIYEVSIKDKIKKIYLPVMKFYFMSIFVSTLSLTFKVVITGEVYGQPKFGIGSQIQLEKVNFNVSGIFAWIVIIVFISLFLEIINKLLKKRIYRWTK; from the coding sequence ATGATGAAATATTCATGGAAAAGTAAATTATATACTTTGATATCATGTTTATTTTTCATAGGACTATGGCAGTTGATTGCAGTAATAACAAATAACGATATATATATTCCAAGAATACAGCAAGTTATTGAAGCTATTAAGATTATCTTTATGGAACAAGATTTCTTGAAAGTTATTTTAAGTAGTTTTTATAGGACTATTCTTAGTTATATATTAGCTTTAGCTTTTTCTATGATTTTAGGGGTACTCGGAGCGGTGTATCCCTTTTTTCAGTATTTAATCCAACCTATAAATTCATTTGCTAAAACAATCCCAACTATGGTTCTTGTTGTTCTTTTATTAGTATGGTTTGACAAAGATATAACGCCTTTTGCAGTTGGATTTGCTATAATTTTTCCAATACTTTATGAAGGTGTAAGAAATGGTCTTATGCAAATAGATAAAAGAATAATTGATATGACAAAAATATATGAAGTTAGCATAAAAGATAAAATTAAAAAAATTTATTTACCAGTTATGAAATTTTATTTTATGAGTATTTTTGTATCAACATTATCACTAACTTTTAAGGTGGTAATTACAGGTGAGGTATACGGTCAGCCAAAGTTTGGAATAGGATCTCAAATACAATTGGAAAAAGTAAATTTTAATGTATCAGGAATTTTTGCATGGATTGTAATTATTGTTTTTATATCACTATTTTTAGAAATAATAAATAAGTTATTGAAGAAAAGAATATATAGGTGGACTAAATGA
- a CDS encoding branched-chain amino acid aminotransferase translates to MGKKADIDWSKLGFNYIKTDLRYISVWKDGKWDGGQLTEDNTLHISEASPVLHYGQSCFEGLKAYTTKEGKIQLFRPDRNAARMNESCDKLLMPYIPEEKFIDAIMQVVKANEKYVPPYGTGATLYIRPVLMGVGDNIGVKPANEYIFTVFCMPVGPYFSGGLKPCNFVVEDEYDRAAPHGTGKQKVGGNYAASLLAHKKASEGGYADCIYLDPATHTKIDEVGAANFIGITKKGEFVTPNSSSILPSITKYSLLYLAEHYLKIPVYERDVFVDNLDEFAEAGACGTAAVITPIGAIDYKGTRHVLHSETEVGPVIKKLYDTLYGIQLGDVEAPEGWIYEVK, encoded by the coding sequence ATGGGGAAAAAAGCAGATATAGACTGGAGTAAATTAGGATTTAATTATATTAAAACAGATCTTCGTTATATTTCAGTTTGGAAAGATGGAAAATGGGATGGTGGACAACTTACTGAAGATAATACTCTTCATATAAGTGAAGCTTCTCCAGTTCTTCATTATGGTCAAAGTTGTTTTGAAGGACTTAAGGCATATACAACAAAGGAAGGTAAAATCCAATTATTTAGACCTGACAGAAATGCTGCTCGTATGAATGAAAGTTGTGATAAATTACTTATGCCATATATTCCTGAAGAAAAATTTATTGATGCAATTATGCAAGTTGTAAAAGCTAATGAAAAATATGTGCCACCATATGGCACTGGTGCAACTTTATATATTAGACCTGTTCTTATGGGTGTTGGAGATAACATTGGCGTAAAACCTGCAAATGAATATATATTTACAGTATTCTGTATGCCAGTAGGCCCTTATTTTTCAGGTGGTTTAAAGCCATGTAATTTTGTTGTTGAAGACGAATATGATAGAGCGGCTCCTCATGGTACTGGTAAACAGAAAGTCGGTGGTAATTATGCCGCTTCACTATTGGCTCATAAAAAGGCTTCTGAAGGCGGATATGCAGATTGTATTTACTTAGATCCTGCTACTCATACAAAAATTGATGAAGTTGGAGCAGCAAACTTTATTGGAATAACTAAAAAAGGTGAATTTGTAACACCTAACTCATCTTCAATTTTACCAAGTATAACAAAATATTCTTTACTTTATCTTGCTGAACATTATTTGAAAATTCCAGTTTATGAAAGAGATGTTTTTGTTGATAATTTAGATGAATTTGCAGAAGCTGGAGCATGTGGTACTGCTGCTGTAATAACTCCAATTGGTGCTATTGATTACAAAGGTACAAGACATGTATTGCATAGTGAAACTGAAGTTGGTCCAGTAATTAAGAAATTATATGATACTCTTTATGGAATTCAACTTGGCGATGTTGAAGCTCCAGAAGGTTGGATATACGAAGTAAAATAA
- a CDS encoding ABC transporter ATP-binding protein, translating into MNISIKNLNKSYENEEIFNDFNMDFYDEKVNCIIGRSGCGKSTLLNIIAGLTDIQSGGIHGVSLSDISYIFQEDRLIEWLTVKENLELTLKKYYDKFVIDEKINELLELVGIYDIKNKYPNALSGGMKQRVNIARAFGKPSKVILMDEPFKSLDYKLKYTIIDEFKTLLNKEKRMVILVTHDLDEAIYFQGNITVFSNKPVQIKGIFNKDLDKSKDEILKIIYTD; encoded by the coding sequence ATGAACATAAGTATTAAAAATTTAAATAAATCCTATGAAAATGAAGAGATTTTTAATGATTTTAATATGGATTTTTACGATGAAAAGGTAAATTGCATAATAGGAAGGTCAGGGTGTGGGAAAAGCACACTTTTAAATATCATAGCAGGATTAACAGACATACAAAGTGGAGGAATACATGGAGTTTCTTTAAGTGATATAAGCTATATATTTCAAGAGGATAGATTAATAGAATGGCTTACAGTTAAAGAAAATTTAGAACTTACATTAAAAAAATATTATGATAAATTTGTCATAGATGAAAAAATTAATGAGCTTTTAGAATTAGTGGGTATTTATGATATAAAGAATAAGTATCCTAATGCTTTAAGTGGTGGAATGAAACAAAGAGTAAATATAGCAAGGGCATTTGGAAAGCCATCAAAAGTGATTTTGATGGACGAACCTTTTAAATCTTTAGATTATAAATTAAAATATACTATAATAGATGAATTTAAGACTTTATTAAATAAAGAAAAAAGAATGGTTATACTAGTTACCCATGACTTAGATGAGGCAATATATTTCCAAGGAAATATAACAGTATTTAGTAATAAGCCAGTCCAAATAAAAGGCATTTTTAATAAAGATTTAGATAAAAGCAAGGATGAAATTTTAAAAATAATATACACAGATTAA
- a CDS encoding ABC transporter ATP-binding protein: MIKKFISFYKPYKLLFTLDLVVAFIASLCDLVYPMMTRDLINESIPNKDVRMIVMFAITLLIIFIIKAACGYFMQYWGHVVGVRMQGDMRRHIFKHLQKLPNSFFDNNKTGDIMSRIINDLMDISELAHHGPEDLFISIVMLIGSFAILCTINVPLTLLIFAFIPVIVLFTLYERKKMNKAFLDTKVETGAVNANLQNSISGIKISKAFVSHKSEEEKFEKGNVKFVKTREKAYKVMAEYSSGAGFGIDVLNYVGLIGGGAFTLIGIVNIGDFMAYMLFIKIFMTPIKKLIDFMEQFQNGITGFQRYLEIMSEDKEKDKKNAIEIENVKGEIEFKNVSFSYEGKEVLKDISVKLNKGKMLALVGASGGGKTTFCNLIPRFYEVDRGDILIDNSSIYDVKLDSLRENIGVVQQEVFLFTGTIRDNILYGKVDATEEELLKAAKMANIHEFINTLPEGYDTYIGERGVKLSGGQKQRISIARVFLKNPPILILDEATSALDNVTERIIQKSLEKLCAERTTIVVAHRLSTIKNADEIIVLGDAGIIEKGTHKELMEKQGEYSKLHKLATI; this comes from the coding sequence ATGATAAAGAAATTCATTTCATTTTATAAACCATATAAATTATTATTTACTTTAGATTTGGTAGTAGCATTTATAGCATCTTTATGTGATTTGGTATATCCAATGATGACAAGAGATCTTATTAATGAATCAATTCCCAATAAAGATGTTAGAATGATAGTCATGTTTGCTATCACTCTGCTTATAATCTTTATTATAAAAGCAGCATGTGGATACTTTATGCAGTATTGGGGACATGTTGTTGGAGTGAGAATGCAAGGAGATATGAGACGGCATATATTCAAGCATCTTCAAAAGTTGCCTAATAGTTTTTTTGATAATAATAAAACTGGTGATATAATGTCTAGAATTATAAATGATTTAATGGATATTTCAGAACTTGCTCATCATGGGCCAGAGGATTTATTCATATCTATTGTTATGCTTATAGGATCATTTGCAATTCTGTGTACTATAAATGTTCCACTTACATTATTAATTTTCGCATTTATACCTGTTATAGTTTTATTCACATTATATGAGAGAAAGAAAATGAATAAAGCCTTTCTTGATACTAAAGTAGAGACAGGTGCGGTAAATGCTAATCTGCAAAATAGCATTTCAGGTATAAAGATTTCGAAAGCTTTTGTAAGTCATAAGTCTGAAGAGGAAAAATTTGAAAAAGGCAATGTCAAATTTGTTAAAACAAGAGAAAAAGCATATAAAGTTATGGCTGAATATTCTTCAGGTGCTGGATTTGGAATTGATGTATTAAACTATGTGGGATTAATAGGCGGTGGGGCATTTACACTTATTGGGATTGTAAATATTGGAGATTTCATGGCATATATGCTATTTATAAAAATATTTATGACTCCAATAAAGAAGCTTATTGATTTTATGGAACAATTTCAAAATGGAATTACAGGTTTCCAAAGATATCTAGAAATAATGAGTGAAGATAAAGAAAAAGATAAAAAAAATGCAATTGAGATTGAAAATGTTAAAGGGGAAATAGAATTTAAAAATGTTTCCTTTAGCTACGAGGGTAAGGAAGTTTTAAAGGATATTTCTGTCAAACTGAATAAGGGTAAAATGTTAGCACTAGTGGGAGCATCTGGTGGTGGAAAAACAACTTTTTGCAACCTTATTCCAAGATTTTATGAAGTAGATAGAGGAGATATTTTAATCGATAATAGCAGTATTTATGATGTTAAATTAGATTCACTTAGAGAAAATATTGGAGTAGTTCAACAAGAAGTATTCTTATTTACAGGAACTATAAGAGATAATATATTGTATGGAAAAGTTGATGCAACTGAAGAAGAATTATTAAAGGCAGCTAAAATGGCTAATATACATGAATTTATAAATACTTTACCAGAAGGTTATGATACTTATATTGGTGAAAGAGGTGTAAAATTATCTGGAGGACAAAAGCAACGTATTTCTATTGCAAGGGTTTTTCTTAAAAATCCACCAATACTAATATTAGATGAAGCAACATCAGCTTTGGATAATGTAACTGAACGTATAATTCAAAAATCATTAGAAAAATTATGTGCAGAAAGAACAACAATAGTAGTAGCACATAGATTATCTACCATTAAAAATGCAGATGAAATTATTGTTCTTGGTGACGCAGGAATAATAGAAAAAGGAACTCATAAAGAATTAATGGAGAAGCAAGGTGAATATAGTAAACTACATAAATTAGCAACGATATAA